Proteins co-encoded in one Brassica oleracea var. oleracea cultivar TO1000 chromosome C4, BOL, whole genome shotgun sequence genomic window:
- the LOC106338943 gene encoding F-box/kelch-repeat protein At1g64840-like, whose product MKRRGCAIYRKRQALGSRLLFTSPETKLTLNIGHQYRMIGCDAKEYRGVAVLPLNKEGEGDFVVLLNCTSVLMVLRSNEMRWRRFQTLSTATCDDLVTFRGRFYALFVNGDVSGFDPHFLELTPLVRLELLNCGWSTSLVPSGDDELFLVEKIIPHNGNALDFARLTLRVCRLDVEAGQWVVVKDIGDCVFIIGDLGTVSCSAKELSDGCGVCVNSILFTYGPGNVTYSYKYEDDLNCWRYSREKRATILSRSPVVALRVERSSADAYSHRASPQVGKSVYFTL is encoded by the exons ATGAAGCGAAGAGGGTGCGCTATTTATAGGAAAAGGCAAGCGCTGGGATCAAGGC TATTGTTTACTTCACCTGAGACCAAACTCACCTTAAACATTGGCCATCAGTACCGAATGATTGGTTGCGATGCTAAAGAGTACAGAGGCGTGGCTGTTCTTCCGCTTAACAAGGAGGGAGAAGGAGATTTTGTTGTTCTCCTCAACTGCACTAGTGTTTTGATGGTGTTAAGAAGTAATGAAATGAGGTGGAGGCGGTTTCAGACACTCTCAACAGCTACGTGCGATGATTTAGTCACTTTTAGAGGCAGATTTTATGCACTCTTTGTTAACGGAGACGTTTCCGGTTTCGATCCTCATTTCCTGGAACTGACTCCCCTGGTACGTTTAGAGCTTCTCAACTGTGGTTGGTCCACCTCTCTGGTTCCATCTGGTGATGATGAACTTTTCCTGGTTGAGAAAATCATCCCTCATAATGGCAATGCATTAGACTTCGCTAGGTTAACGCTAAGAGTGTGTAGGCTAGATGTGGAGGCTGGTCAATGGGTCGTGGTCAAAGATATAGGAGACTGTGTGTTTATTATTGGAGACTTGGGAACTGTCTCTTGCTCAGCTAAAGAGCTTTCTGATGGTTGTGGTGTGTGCGTGAACTCAATTTTGTTTACTTATGGGCCAGGCAACGTAACATACTCCTACAAATATGAAGACGACCTCAACTGTTGGAGATATTCAAGAGAGAAACGTGCGACTATCCTCAGCAGGTCTCCGGTAGTGGCTCTCCGGGTTGAACG ATCTTCAGCAGATGCATATAGCCACCGTGCATCGCCACAAGTCGGTAAAAGTGTATACTTTACATTATGA